The DNA region CGGCAGCGAGCGGAACAGCGCCAGATCGAGCATCGGATGTGCGCGCCTGCTCTCCACCCACACGAACAACGCGAAAAGGATCACGCCGGCACACGCGCGGGACAGCGCCTGCATGCTCAGCCATCCGCGCTCAGGTCCAAGAATCAGCGCCCACGTCAGCGAGAACATCGCCGCGGCGAACAGCGCGATACCGGGCAGATCGAGCGATCGCGGCGTCGGATCGCGCGATTCGTCGACGATCCGCACGACGCCCGTCGCCAGCAGCGCGCAGATCGGCACGTTGATCGCGAATGCCCAGCGCCAGCCGAGCCACGCGCTGATCACACCGCCGATCAGCGGCGAGAGGACCATCGTCAGCCCCATGATGCCGCCCCACACCGCCCAGGCGCGCGCGCGTTCGCGCTCGTCATGAAACGCGTGGCCGATGATGGCGAGCGCCGGTGCGAGCAGGAAGGCCGCGCCGACGCCTTGCGCAGCTCGCGCGATATACAGCAGCCCGGCCGTCGGCGCAAGGCCGCAGGCGAGCGACGCGGCCGCGAACAGCGCTATGCCCGTCAGAAATACGCGCTTGCGCCCGAAGCGGTCAGCAAGCGAGCCGGCGGGCAAAAGCAGCGCCGCGAAGCACAACACATACGCACTGATCACCCATTCGATATCGGCAAAAGAAGCGTTGAGATCTCGCGCGATAGTGGGCAGAACGATGCCGACCACGTTGGTGTCGAGCACCGTCATCGCGCAACCCATCGAGGCGATGAGCAGCAGCGGCGTGCCGCGAGAGACGGAACGGGAGGCGGTAATCGAACTCATCGGACGGACCCGGCGGAGAACTTGCGGAAAGGAAGGCTGTATTCCACCAGCTTTCTCTATTCCGTTCATTGCCCATCGTGTTCAATATAATTAGGTTTTACCTAATACAGGGAATGGTCGCGTTATGGAGCTGAGGCATCTGCGTTATTTCATCGCCGTCGCCGAGCGACTGCATTTCGCGCAGGCCGCAGAAGCACTCGGCATCGCGCCGCCTACGCTCACTGTGCAGATTCAGGAGATGGAGCGCGCGTTGCAGGCACAGCTGTTTCGCCGCACGCGGCGCTCGGTTGTGCTGACGCCCGCCGGCGAAGCGTTTCTCGCCGAAGCACGCGAGACCGTCGCGCAGTTCGAGCGGGCGTTGCATGTCGGCCAGCGCGCCGGGCGCGGCGAGCTGGGGCGTATTCATATCGGCTATGTCGGCTCGGCGGCTTTTTCGGGCATCTTGCAGAAGCAATTGCGCGCGTTCCGTAAAGCCAGGCCGCACGTGCTGGTGCAAGCCGCCGAGTACCCGATGGGCGAACTGCCCGCACTGCTGGAGGAAGGCCGCGTCGACGTCGCGTTCGTGCGGTTGCCAGTGGATCTGCCGCCGTCGCTGCGCGCGCACGTGCTGGTACGCGACGCGTTTTGCGCGGCGCTGCCTGCAGAGCATCCGCTGGCGGCTGCCGCAGGGCCGATCAAGGCGCGCGCGCTGGCGGGCGAGAGTTTCGTCGTGCCGGAGCAGGAACGGGGCACGCGGGAAGTCGCCCGGCGCGGCCGGTTCAACCCGCGCATCGTCAGCGCGCCCGGCACGCTGCTGGCCGTGCTGACCCAGGTTTCCGTCGGCGTAGGCGTCGCCATCGTGCCAAATGTGCTGACGCGGGTCGTCAATCTCCCCAATGTCGTCTTCAAAACGCTGGCAGGCGAGCCGATCGCATCCGAGGTTGCGGCCGTTTTCCGCAAATTCGAACAATCGCCCGCGACGAAAAAGCTCATCGCGCAGATGACGGGCGCGCCGGATCAGTAGTTTCCCGGCTTTTGCGCCTTTCACGGCCTATCATGTGAGAACGATCCCGATTCCCGGCGTTCCTCGCCCCCAGCGGTTGGTTACAAGTTGGACTGGATCGTTCCTTGCTGCGCAGCACCGAAGCGAGCGCCTCATCTCGCGCCGCCTGGCCCTGGACCGCGAAAACATCCGCCGGGAAGCCGGCGCTAGCGAGCGTTCGTGAATTTCATCTGGCACTCACGGAGAAATCAAATGACCATCGAATTCACCAGCCGCCGGCACGTCGTGGCCGCATCGCGAGTCGCATTCGAAGCGACCGTCGAAGGAAAAGAGGTATGGTGCAGCGTATCAATCGACGCCCTGAACAGCCACTTCGGCAATACAGGTACGTCGTCGCACGATCTGATCACGACATTCGAGGGTAATCGCAAGACAATCGAGGACGCAGCGCGCCGCGTGCTGCAACGAAACGGGGGGCAGTCGGTCGAACTCGAGACGCTCGACTTTCACTAGGCTCATTGAGAAGCGAGCGCGCGCCGGCAAGCAAGGACGGCGCGCGCGGTGCCGCCGGAATCGGGCGGCA from Paraburkholderia caribensis includes:
- a CDS encoding MFS transporter, which encodes MSSITASRSVSRGTPLLLIASMGCAMTVLDTNVVGIVLPTIARDLNASFADIEWVISAYVLCFAALLLPAGSLADRFGRKRVFLTGIALFAAASLACGLAPTAGLLYIARAAQGVGAAFLLAPALAIIGHAFHDERERARAWAVWGGIMGLTMVLSPLIGGVISAWLGWRWAFAINVPICALLATGVVRIVDESRDPTPRSLDLPGIALFAAAMFSLTWALILGPERGWLSMQALSRACAGVILFALFVWVESRRAHPMLDLALFRSLPFVGAIVAMFAYASSAQVMASLLPLFLQNARGESALLAGAGMLPFALAMLILPQLGRKLAAFLDSRQILTLGLAVVACGNLAMMVAARSASHAWLIGAMALLGSGGGLLNGETQKAIMGTVPRERAGMASGISTTSRFTGILLGFSGLGAVLAEGVRSALTAQMTQAHVPVMQGFIERVMAGDFSRAFALYPPASLDVLVHIARSSYGEGFARAFAGASIVAALSAAIVFVSMRNRKC
- a CDS encoding LysR substrate-binding domain-containing protein, with the protein product MELRHLRYFIAVAERLHFAQAAEALGIAPPTLTVQIQEMERALQAQLFRRTRRSVVLTPAGEAFLAEARETVAQFERALHVGQRAGRGELGRIHIGYVGSAAFSGILQKQLRAFRKARPHVLVQAAEYPMGELPALLEEGRVDVAFVRLPVDLPPSLRAHVLVRDAFCAALPAEHPLAAAAGPIKARALAGESFVVPEQERGTREVARRGRFNPRIVSAPGTLLAVLTQVSVGVGVAIVPNVLTRVVNLPNVVFKTLAGEPIASEVAAVFRKFEQSPATKKLIAQMTGAPDQ
- a CDS encoding DUF1488 family protein, coding for MTIEFTSRRHVVAASRVAFEATVEGKEVWCSVSIDALNSHFGNTGTSSHDLITTFEGNRKTIEDAARRVLQRNGGQSVELETLDFH